The Flavobacterium psychrophilum genome includes a region encoding these proteins:
- a CDS encoding 3'-5' exonuclease, whose product MLERIQLENILFLDIETVPEQPHFGLCDEETKQLYDLKTQYQRKDGQSPEEFYERAGIWAEFGKIICLSVGYFTFKGDIRHFRVTSFHGEEPKILKDFNNLLNNHFSQPQHIMCGHNAKEFDFPFIARRMIINSIAIPPKLNLFGKKPWEVPHLDTMELWKFGDYKSFTSLKLLTKILGVPSPKGDIDGSQVGHVFHVEKDIDRIVTYCEKDVIAVAQVLLRFRHEELLIDDEIIHV is encoded by the coding sequence ATGCTTGAAAGAATACAACTGGAAAATATACTTTTCCTTGATATAGAAACGGTTCCCGAGCAGCCGCACTTTGGGCTTTGCGATGAGGAAACAAAACAGCTTTACGACCTTAAAACCCAATACCAGCGTAAGGATGGGCAGTCGCCCGAAGAATTTTACGAACGTGCCGGGATATGGGCAGAGTTTGGTAAAATTATATGCCTGTCAGTTGGGTATTTTACGTTCAAGGGAGATATCCGTCATTTTAGGGTTACCTCATTTCATGGCGAAGAACCTAAAATACTTAAAGACTTTAATAACTTATTGAACAACCATTTTAGCCAGCCCCAGCATATTATGTGCGGACACAATGCTAAGGAATTCGACTTTCCGTTTATTGCCCGCCGTATGATTATCAATAGCATTGCCATTCCGCCAAAGCTGAACCTTTTTGGTAAAAAACCGTGGGAAGTACCTCATCTTGATACCATGGAATTATGGAAATTTGGCGACTATAAAAGTTTTACCTCGTTAAAGCTGCTCACCAAAATACTGGGTGTTCCGTCACCAAAAGGCGATATCGACGGCAGCCAGGTAGGACATGTGTTTCATGTTGAAAAAGACATTGACCGTATTGTTACCTACTGTGAAAAAGATGTTATTGCAGTAGCACAGGTATTGCTGCGTTTCAGGCACGAAGAACTTTTAATTGATGACGAAATTATTCACGTGTAA
- a CDS encoding cysteine methyltransferase encodes MEQAHIKTPLGITLIEGNENGIAKIWVLNDDVPVSNSIPDVLQNAVKQMEEYFEGKRNTFDFPLNPQGTDFQKKVWKALLEIPFGKTTSYQELSIQLGDVKAIRAVASANGKNPLWIVVPCHRVIGSDGSLTGYAGGLWRKKWLLEHETPPIQQSLF; translated from the coding sequence ATGGAACAGGCGCATATAAAAACACCGCTCGGCATTACCCTTATTGAGGGCAATGAAAATGGTATTGCCAAAATATGGGTACTAAATGATGACGTGCCTGTAAGCAATTCAATTCCTGATGTACTGCAAAATGCCGTAAAGCAGATGGAAGAATATTTTGAAGGGAAACGCAACACCTTTGATTTTCCGCTTAACCCGCAGGGAACCGATTTTCAAAAGAAAGTATGGAAAGCGTTATTAGAAATTCCTTTTGGCAAGACCACTTCCTACCAGGAACTATCAATACAACTGGGCGATGTAAAAGCCATTCGTGCAGTAGCATCTGCTAATGGTAAAAACCCACTATGGATTGTTGTGCCCTGCCACAGGGTTATAGGATCTGACGGATCGCTTACCGGATATGCCGGCGGACTATGGCGCAAAAAATGGCTGCTGGAACACGAAACCCCTCCAATACAGCAAAGTTTGTTTTAA
- a CDS encoding XRE family transcriptional regulator: MKNNIKVQRAIFSLTQQDLAERIGVSRQTINALEAGKYVPSTVLALKLSKLFDKPVNEIFELEDED; the protein is encoded by the coding sequence ATGAAGAATAACATAAAAGTGCAGCGTGCTATTTTTAGCCTTACCCAACAGGATCTGGCTGAGCGTATCGGTGTGAGCCGCCAGACCATAAATGCCCTCGAAGCGGGAAAATATGTACCATCTACCGTTTTAGCTTTAAAATTGTCAAAGCTGTTTGATAAACCGGTAAACGAAATTTTTGAACTGGAAGACGAAGATTAA
- a CDS encoding ABC transporter ATP-binding protein — MNNSLLHIDHVTISARKEGQWIPIVKNSSFTLNQNEILGIVGESGSGKSVTSLAVMGLLPKGILEITEGRIEFDGKDISAMSQRELRILRGNDIAMIFQEPMSSLNPSLKCGFQVEEILAEHTQLSQKEIKATVLSLFEKVKLPNPEKIYNRYPHEISGGQKQRVMIAMAIACKPKILIADEPTTALDVTVQKEIILLLKELQQETKMSILFISHDLSLVSEIANRVLVMFRGEIVEQGESAGIFNNPTHTYTKALISSRPSLDVRLKRLPTIQDYLENTVNPEEVTPAQREQRLQKLYSQTPLLEVKNVEKEYVSSAGILGKDVKFKAVDDVSFKIYEGETLGLVGESGCGKSTLGNAILQLDKATAGSILYRGVDLTRLSSKDIRALRKEIQIIFQDPYSSLNPRITVGKAIMEPMQVHKLYKNDTERREKTIEILNRVGLGEEHFNRYPHEFSGGQRQRIGIARTIALQPKLIVCDESVSALDISVQAQVLNLLNELKENFGFTYIFISHDLAVVKYMSDQVLVMNKGKIEEMNEADALYEYPQKEYTKKLIAAIPKS; from the coding sequence ATGAACAATTCCCTGCTACATATAGACCACGTTACCATTTCTGCCCGCAAAGAGGGTCAATGGATACCTATTGTAAAAAACAGTTCGTTTACGCTCAATCAAAATGAGATATTGGGAATTGTGGGCGAATCGGGATCGGGTAAATCGGTTACGTCGTTAGCAGTAATGGGATTGCTCCCTAAAGGCATCCTTGAAATTACCGAAGGCAGGATTGAGTTTGATGGCAAGGATATATCGGCCATGAGCCAGAGGGAACTTCGTATTCTTCGTGGTAATGATATTGCAATGATATTCCAGGAGCCAATGAGTTCTTTAAATCCGTCATTAAAATGCGGTTTTCAGGTAGAAGAAATACTTGCAGAACACACACAACTTTCCCAAAAAGAAATAAAGGCAACGGTGCTTTCCCTATTCGAAAAGGTAAAGCTGCCCAATCCGGAAAAAATATACAACCGCTATCCACACGAGATATCGGGTGGGCAAAAGCAGCGCGTAATGATAGCCATGGCTATTGCCTGCAAACCCAAAATACTTATTGCCGATGAACCTACTACAGCATTGGATGTTACGGTTCAGAAGGAAATAATACTGCTGCTAAAAGAACTGCAGCAGGAAACAAAAATGAGCATCCTGTTTATTTCGCACGACCTTTCATTAGTATCCGAAATTGCCAACAGGGTATTGGTAATGTTCCGGGGTGAAATTGTAGAACAGGGCGAATCGGCCGGGATATTTAACAACCCAACCCATACCTACACAAAAGCACTTATCAGTTCACGCCCATCATTAGATGTCCGCCTGAAAAGATTACCTACTATTCAGGATTATCTTGAAAACACAGTCAATCCTGAAGAAGTTACACCCGCACAGCGCGAACAACGCCTTCAAAAATTATACAGCCAGACACCACTGCTTGAGGTAAAGAATGTAGAGAAAGAATATGTTTCTTCCGCAGGTATATTGGGCAAGGATGTGAAATTTAAAGCCGTAGACGATGTTAGTTTTAAAATATATGAAGGCGAAACGTTAGGTCTCGTTGGCGAATCAGGCTGTGGGAAATCTACACTTGGCAATGCTATTTTACAACTCGATAAGGCTACTGCCGGAAGCATACTATACCGCGGCGTAGATCTTACCAGGTTATCTTCAAAAGATATACGCGCGTTGCGAAAAGAGATACAGATCATCTTCCAGGACCCGTATTCATCTCTAAACCCCCGTATTACAGTTGGCAAAGCTATTATGGAACCGATGCAGGTGCATAAGCTTTATAAAAATGATACCGAACGCCGGGAAAAGACCATAGAAATACTAAACCGCGTCGGCTTGGGAGAAGAACACTTTAACCGATACCCCCACGAGTTCTCAGGAGGCCAAAGACAGCGTATTGGCATTGCACGAACCATTGCACTGCAACCTAAACTTATTGTTTGTGACGAGTCGGTTTCGGCACTGGATATTTCGGTTCAGGCGCAGGTACTGAACCTGCTTAACGAGCTAAAAGAGAACTTTGGGTTTACCTATATATTTATTTCGCACGACCTTGCCGTTGTAAAATACATGAGCGATCAGGTATTGGTAATGAACAAGGGTAAAATTGAAGAAATGAACGAAGCTGACGCTTTATACGAGTATCCGCAGAAAGAATACACGAAGAAATTGATTGCGGCTATACCAAAGTCTTAG
- a CDS encoding histidine kinase: protein MKFNTLNIIVLIGLLAIVGVLTMQLVMLNQAYTFEKKEMGEKIHFALQDVVNKIYRDNNNELPGTTPIKKVSEDYYVVNVDDVFEAPVLEYYLQAEFQKVKLDLDYEYAIYNCGSDEMVYGEYISANGKPKADKLKCEKCFTKREGLVYYFAVRFPQLRYSYITSLQQYWIYTGVLFLVLVIYVYSVILLLKQKKYTELQKDFINNMTHEFKTPLSSILIASNYAIKQEAIGTNPKLSRYLTIIIEQSNKLNQHIERILSVAKTESGVVSLEKKEFNVVETLELVKDNASLKFEKANVALHSPKPLYLIKADEFHFYNITYNIVENAIKYGQATPNVSIDIAENGKGLAIRFADDGPGIHPDHIDYVFDRFYRVPRQDKSEIEGFGIGLFYVKKICELHGWKINIQNNEGSGITITIYIPKSSIV, encoded by the coding sequence TTGAAATTCAACACGTTAAATATTATAGTTTTAATCGGCCTGCTTGCAATAGTGGGTGTTTTGACGATGCAGCTGGTCATGCTAAACCAGGCCTATACCTTCGAAAAAAAAGAAATGGGCGAGAAGATACATTTTGCTTTGCAGGATGTAGTAAATAAAATCTACCGCGATAATAATAATGAGCTGCCGGGTACAACACCCATAAAAAAAGTATCTGAAGATTATTATGTAGTGAACGTAGACGACGTGTTTGAAGCCCCTGTATTGGAATACTATCTTCAGGCAGAATTTCAGAAGGTAAAACTTGATCTGGATTATGAATATGCCATTTACAATTGCGGATCGGATGAAATGGTATATGGGGAGTACATCAGTGCAAATGGAAAGCCGAAAGCAGATAAACTTAAATGCGAAAAGTGCTTTACTAAACGGGAAGGACTGGTGTATTATTTTGCGGTACGTTTTCCACAGCTTCGCTATAGCTATATAACCTCACTACAACAATACTGGATATATACCGGCGTGCTTTTTCTTGTTTTAGTTATCTATGTATACTCTGTTATATTATTGCTGAAACAAAAGAAATATACAGAGCTGCAAAAAGACTTTATTAATAATATGACGCATGAGTTTAAAACGCCGTTGTCCTCTATATTGATAGCCTCAAACTATGCCATTAAACAGGAGGCTATAGGAACCAACCCTAAACTTAGCCGCTACCTTACCATTATTATAGAACAGAGTAATAAGCTTAACCAGCATATAGAACGTATTCTTTCAGTCGCTAAAACAGAATCGGGTGTTGTATCACTGGAAAAGAAAGAATTTAATGTTGTAGAAACCCTTGAACTTGTTAAAGATAATGCCTCGTTAAAGTTTGAGAAGGCAAATGTGGCACTCCACAGCCCAAAACCGTTGTATCTTATAAAGGCCGATGAATTCCATTTTTATAATATTACTTATAATATTGTAGAGAATGCTATAAAATACGGACAGGCAACTCCCAATGTAAGTATTGATATAGCCGAAAATGGTAAAGGGCTTGCCATACGTTTTGCCGATGATGGACCCGGTATTCATCCTGACCATATAGATTATGTGTTCGATCGTTTTTACAGGGTACCGCGTCAGGACAAGTCGGAAATTGAAGGATTTGGTATTGGACTTTTTTATGTGAAAAAGATATGCGAACTTCACGGTTGGAAGATAAACATTCAAAATAACGAGGGTAGTGGTATAACAATAACCATTTATATTCCGAAAAGCAGCATTGTATGA
- a CDS encoding transcriptional regulator: protein MSRKRILYVEDDNTLAFLTADNLEQHYEVIHFANGRDAFEAFKKENFDLCILDVMLPEMDGFELASAIRERDVSVPIIFLSAKTLKEDRIKGLKLGADDYLVKPYSIEELILKIEVFLQRSHKVAPVKDTTCTIGSFTFDPENYVVIKGDERTSLTERESALLKLFIDNKNTILKRENILTALWGTDDYFMGRSMDVFISRLRKIFKEDESIRIENIPRIGFKLVAP, encoded by the coding sequence ATGAGCCGAAAGAGAATATTGTATGTAGAAGACGACAACACACTGGCATTTTTAACCGCCGATAACCTCGAGCAGCATTATGAAGTAATTCATTTTGCTAACGGGCGTGATGCGTTTGAAGCTTTTAAAAAAGAGAATTTCGATCTTTGCATACTCGATGTCATGCTGCCCGAAATGGATGGTTTTGAACTGGCTTCAGCTATACGCGAGCGTGATGTGTCTGTGCCTATTATTTTTCTTTCTGCCAAAACACTTAAAGAAGACCGCATAAAAGGACTTAAGCTTGGTGCTGATGATTATCTTGTTAAGCCTTACAGTATAGAAGAACTAATACTTAAAATTGAAGTTTTCCTGCAACGAAGCCATAAGGTTGCTCCCGTTAAAGATACAACCTGCACTATAGGCTCTTTTACTTTTGATCCTGAAAATTACGTTGTAATAAAAGGTGATGAACGTACCAGCCTTACCGAAAGGGAATCGGCACTGCTAAAACTTTTTATAGATAATAAAAATACCATACTTAAACGCGAAAACATTCTTACAGCCCTTTGGGGCACTGATGATTATTTTATGGGGCGCAGTATGGATGTTTTTATCTCCCGACTTCGAAAAATATTTAAAGAAGACGAAAGTATTCGCATAGAAAATATTCCGAGGATTGGTTTTAAGCTTGTAGCACCTTAG
- a CDS encoding penicillin-binding protein: MAIKKNNSKKAVQHDSAYYVKKFWKIFGIGLLSVFLFFLLASWGVFGKMPDFEQLENPDSNVATEIISSDGETIGKFYLENRTPVKYADLPKPLVDALISTEDERFFDHSGIDTRGTLRAIVTLGGSGGASTITQQLAKNLFHGEGSKNIVMRIIQKAKEWIIATKLERQYTKEEIIAMYLNTVDFVNNAVGIRSASKVYFGKEPKDLKIEEAAVIVGMLKNPSLYNPMRESRKEMVFNRRNTVMSQMVKYGKLDENVKEKLAKVPVKTDYNPESHNEGVATYFREYLRDYMKKWVKDHPKPDGGEYDIYRDGLKIYTTIDSKMQKYAEEAVDEHLANLQEEFFIQQKKNTNAPFINISKAETDKIIERAMKNSERWRIMSDQGKDEDDIKASFKVKTDMTVFTWKGEKDTVMTPIDSIRYYKHFLQTGLMSMNPQDGHVKAWVGGINYKHFQYDHVQQGARQVGSTFKPFVYATAIEQLHVSPCDSIVDEPFSMPKGKYGIDADWHPQNSNGQFQGMVTLKKALAYSINTVSAKLIDRVGPKAVVDMTHKLGVTSKIPEQPAIALGAVEITVSDMVAAYSTFANQGVYIKPMVITKIEDKSGVILDQTETVTKDVMSKDIAYAVIKLLEGVTETGSGARLKWGGAGGTGYNRMTGYPYKIINPVAGKTGTTQNQSDGWFMGMVPNLATGVWVGNEDRSAHFKSLVYGQGATMALPIWGLFMKKCYADDSMTYKISEKPFERPANLSIKVDCGRAPVKDTTKVDSLSTDEFEF, translated from the coding sequence ATGGCAATAAAAAAGAATAATAGCAAGAAAGCTGTACAGCACGATTCTGCATATTATGTGAAAAAGTTTTGGAAGATATTTGGTATCGGCTTACTGTCGGTATTCCTGTTTTTCCTTTTGGCTTCATGGGGTGTATTCGGCAAAATGCCGGACTTCGAGCAACTTGAAAATCCGGATTCTAACGTAGCAACCGAAATTATATCTTCAGATGGTGAAACTATAGGTAAATTTTACCTTGAAAACCGTACTCCGGTAAAATATGCCGACCTGCCAAAACCACTGGTAGATGCATTGATTTCTACCGAAGATGAGCGTTTTTTCGATCACTCAGGTATAGATACCCGAGGTACTTTAAGGGCAATTGTAACCCTTGGAGGCAGTGGTGGTGCGAGTACCATTACACAGCAGCTGGCTAAGAACCTTTTTCACGGAGAAGGCTCGAAGAATATTGTAATGAGGATTATACAAAAAGCTAAAGAGTGGATAATAGCTACAAAGCTGGAAAGGCAGTATACTAAAGAAGAGATTATTGCCATGTACCTTAATACGGTGGATTTTGTAAACAATGCGGTAGGTATACGTTCGGCATCAAAAGTATATTTTGGTAAAGAACCGAAAGACCTTAAGATTGAAGAGGCTGCGGTAATTGTAGGCATGCTTAAAAATCCTTCGCTGTATAACCCAATGAGGGAAAGCAGAAAAGAAATGGTTTTCAACAGGAGAAATACGGTAATGAGCCAGATGGTTAAATATGGTAAGCTTGATGAAAATGTTAAAGAGAAACTAGCTAAAGTTCCTGTAAAAACAGATTACAATCCGGAAAGCCATAACGAAGGTGTTGCTACTTATTTTAGGGAATACCTTAGAGACTACATGAAAAAATGGGTGAAAGATCATCCAAAGCCTGACGGTGGAGAGTATGACATTTACCGTGACGGACTTAAAATATATACTACTATTGACTCTAAAATGCAGAAATATGCTGAAGAGGCTGTAGACGAACATTTAGCGAACCTTCAGGAAGAATTCTTTATTCAGCAGAAGAAAAACACGAATGCTCCTTTCATCAATATATCTAAAGCGGAAACCGACAAGATAATTGAAAGGGCCATGAAAAATTCTGAGCGTTGGAGAATAATGAGCGATCAGGGTAAAGATGAAGATGATATTAAAGCTTCGTTTAAGGTTAAGACTGATATGACTGTATTTACCTGGAAAGGTGAGAAAGATACGGTAATGACACCTATAGATTCTATACGTTATTACAAACACTTCCTTCAGACAGGTTTAATGTCTATGAATCCACAGGACGGACACGTTAAGGCGTGGGTTGGGGGTATCAATTACAAACACTTCCAGTACGACCACGTTCAGCAGGGAGCAAGGCAGGTAGGGTCTACGTTTAAGCCATTTGTATATGCAACAGCTATCGAACAGTTACACGTTTCACCTTGTGATTCTATTGTAGATGAGCCTTTCAGCATGCCTAAAGGGAAATATGGTATTGATGCCGACTGGCACCCGCAAAACTCTAACGGTCAGTTCCAGGGAATGGTAACGCTTAAAAAAGCACTTGCTTATTCTATTAATACAGTATCGGCTAAACTTATAGACAGGGTTGGGCCTAAAGCTGTTGTGGATATGACGCATAAATTAGGAGTAACCAGCAAAATTCCTGAACAGCCTGCAATTGCACTTGGTGCGGTAGAAATTACAGTTAGCGATATGGTAGCTGCGTACAGTACGTTTGCTAATCAGGGTGTATACATCAAACCGATGGTTATTACCAAAATTGAAGATAAAAGCGGAGTTATACTGGATCAAACAGAAACAGTAACCAAAGATGTTATGAGCAAGGATATTGCTTATGCAGTTATAAAACTACTTGAAGGTGTTACCGAAACAGGTAGTGGTGCAAGGCTTAAATGGGGTGGTGCAGGAGGTACGGGTTATAACCGTATGACCGGTTATCCGTATAAGATCATTAATCCGGTTGCAGGTAAAACAGGAACTACGCAGAACCAGTCAGACGGTTGGTTTATGGGTATGGTGCCTAACCTTGCTACAGGGGTGTGGGTTGGTAACGAAGACCGCTCGGCACACTTTAAGAGTTTGGTGTATGGACAAGGTGCTACTATGGCATTGCCAATATGGGGCTTATTCATGAAAAAGTGTTATGCCGATGATAGCATGACCTACAAAATCTCGGAGAAACCATTTGAGAGGCCGGCCAATCTTTCCATCAAAGTAGATTGCGGACGGGCTCCGGTAAAAGATACAACTAAGGTAGATAGCCTCAGTACAGACGAATTTGAATTTTAA
- a CDS encoding succinyl-CoA:3-ketoacid-CoA transferase, whose amino-acid sequence MLGKEEIAKRIAKEVKDGYFVNLGIGIPTLVANYVREDISVEFQSENGVLGMGPFPFEGEEDADIINAGKQTITTLKGASFFDSAMSFGMIRAQKVDLTILGAMEVSENGDIANWKIPGKMVKGMGGAMDLVASAENIIVAMMHVNKAGESKLLKRCSLPLTGVGCVKKIVTELAVLEVVPEGFKLLERAPGVTVEDIKKATEGNLIIDGDIPEMIID is encoded by the coding sequence ATGTTAGGAAAAGAAGAGATAGCAAAAAGGATAGCAAAAGAAGTAAAAGACGGTTACTTTGTTAACCTTGGTATTGGTATACCAACCCTTGTTGCCAATTACGTAAGAGAAGATATATCGGTGGAATTTCAGAGTGAGAACGGTGTGCTGGGTATGGGTCCGTTTCCGTTTGAAGGAGAGGAAGACGCCGATATCATTAATGCTGGGAAACAGACGATCACTACACTTAAAGGTGCATCGTTTTTTGATTCGGCTATGAGTTTCGGAATGATAAGGGCTCAAAAAGTAGACCTTACTATTCTTGGTGCTATGGAAGTATCTGAGAATGGAGATATTGCAAACTGGAAAATTCCTGGGAAAATGGTAAAAGGTATGGGGGGGGCTATGGATCTTGTAGCTTCTGCCGAGAACATTATCGTTGCCATGATGCATGTAAACAAAGCAGGTGAGTCTAAACTTTTAAAACGTTGCTCATTGCCGCTAACAGGTGTAGGCTGCGTTAAAAAGATTGTCACCGAACTTGCTGTTCTGGAAGTAGTACCGGAAGGCTTTAAATTATTAGAGCGTGCTCCGGGTGTTACGGTAGAAGATATTAAAAAAGCTACAGAAGGTAATCTTATTATTGACGGTGATATCCCTGAGATGATAATTGATTAA
- a CDS encoding 30S ribosomal S23, producing MRNDKPNLIVDLTFGFALNIIAYSEEIKLTKKFEMASQIFRSGTSIGANIREAQNAESKADFIHKFKISAKEADEVHYWLTLCKASEFYPNPDDRLFSDLNSIILIITKIISSSKAK from the coding sequence ATGAGGAACGATAAACCAAACTTGATTGTTGATTTAACCTTCGGCTTTGCATTAAATATTATTGCATATTCTGAAGAAATAAAGTTGACAAAGAAATTTGAAATGGCCTCGCAAATTTTTAGGAGCGGAACTTCAATAGGAGCAAATATTAGAGAAGCACAAAATGCAGAAAGTAAGGCAGACTTCATTCACAAGTTTAAGATTTCAGCTAAAGAAGCTGATGAAGTCCATTACTGGTTGACATTGTGCAAAGCATCAGAGTTTTATCCAAATCCTGATGATAGATTATTTTCAGATTTAAATTCAATAATTTTGATTATTACGAAAATCATTTCTTCCAGCAAGGCGAAGTAA
- a CDS encoding beta-lactamase yields the protein MKKFLLWLVGLLTAIVLLLYIFDVDYLLKAVRVVYLHGKTTAYLDDYTHFDNRTVKKGTGQPWATHKNYNKVKASQRLEDTHKELGTVAYLIIKNDSIWHESYYDGYGKDSKSNSFSMAKTIVTAAMFKAIEEGKIKSLNQKVGDYFPEFSKGLAAKLTVGDLSSMSTGLDWGEQYSSAFSITTRAYFGDHLEETMLKVPVIREPGKEFEYVSGATELLAMVITKATGETLSDYVAEKFWQPMGAENDALWQLDHENGIEKAYCCFASNARDFARFGKLFKHNGKWNNQQLLDSTAVATMVTPKFADSPQYGYGTWLNTYLGRKMYYLRGHLGQFVIVIPEDNIIIVRLGHTKGLQTDTDPHSNDFYVYVDEAYKMMGLLKPNEGKGNGLALTKEEAEAQGTKK from the coding sequence ATGAAAAAATTCCTGCTCTGGCTTGTAGGCCTGCTTACTGCCATCGTTTTATTGCTATATATTTTTGATGTAGATTATCTTTTAAAAGCAGTTCGCGTGGTATACCTGCACGGCAAAACTACCGCATACTTAGACGACTATACCCATTTTGATAACCGTACTGTTAAGAAAGGAACGGGTCAGCCATGGGCTACACACAAAAATTACAATAAAGTAAAGGCTTCCCAAAGGCTGGAAGACACCCATAAAGAACTGGGTACTGTCGCCTATCTTATTATAAAAAACGACAGTATCTGGCATGAAAGCTACTACGATGGCTACGGAAAAGATTCAAAATCAAATTCCTTTTCTATGGCAAAAACCATAGTTACCGCCGCTATGTTTAAAGCTATCGAAGAAGGAAAAATTAAAAGCCTCAATCAAAAAGTGGGCGATTACTTTCCGGAATTCAGCAAGGGGCTTGCTGCAAAATTAACGGTGGGAGACCTATCATCTATGAGTACCGGACTGGACTGGGGCGAACAATACAGCAGTGCCTTCTCTATAACTACGCGTGCTTATTTTGGCGACCATTTGGAAGAAACAATGCTTAAAGTTCCGGTTATCCGCGAGCCGGGCAAAGAGTTTGAATATGTAAGCGGCGCTACAGAACTCCTTGCAATGGTGATCACCAAAGCTACCGGAGAAACTTTATCTGATTATGTTGCTGAAAAATTCTGGCAGCCTATGGGTGCAGAAAACGATGCGCTTTGGCAATTAGACCATGAAAACGGAATTGAAAAAGCCTATTGCTGTTTTGCCAGCAACGCCCGTGATTTTGCCCGTTTCGGAAAATTATTTAAACACAATGGCAAATGGAATAACCAACAATTGTTAGACAGCACTGCTGTAGCAACAATGGTAACACCTAAGTTTGCCGATTCTCCACAATATGGCTATGGTACGTGGTTAAATACATATTTAGGCAGGAAAATGTACTACCTGCGCGGTCATTTGGGTCAGTTTGTAATTGTGATACCCGAAGACAATATTATAATTGTAAGGCTGGGCCACACAAAAGGTTTACAAACCGATACCGACCCGCATAGCAACGACTTTTATGTGTATGTAGATGAAGCCTATAAAATGATGGGACTTTTAAAACCGAATGAAGGCAAAGGCAACGGACTTGCACTTACCAAAGAAGAGGCAGAAGCACAGGGAACGAAAAAGTAA
- a CDS encoding succinyl-CoA:3-ketoacid-CoA transferase, whose translation MINKKVQNVGEALNDIKDGVTIMLGGFGLCGIPENSIAELVKKGTTDLTCISNNAGVDDFGLGLLLHKKQIKKMISSYVGENAEFERQMLSGELEVELTPQGTLAEKCRAAQAGIPAFYTPAGYGTEVAEGKEAREFNGKMHIMEEAYKADFAIVKAWKGDEAGNLIFKGTARNFNAAMAGAAKTTIAEVEELVPAGTLDPNQIHIPGIFVQRIFQGEKYEKRIEQRTVRKR comes from the coding sequence ATGATTAATAAAAAAGTGCAAAATGTTGGCGAAGCGCTTAACGATATAAAAGACGGCGTGACTATAATGCTGGGAGGCTTTGGCCTTTGCGGTATTCCTGAGAACAGTATTGCCGAACTGGTTAAAAAAGGTACTACAGATCTTACCTGTATTTCTAATAACGCGGGTGTGGATGATTTTGGACTTGGACTGTTGCTTCACAAGAAACAGATTAAAAAAATGATCTCTTCTTATGTTGGCGAGAATGCCGAATTTGAAAGGCAGATGCTTAGCGGAGAACTTGAGGTTGAACTTACACCGCAAGGCACGCTGGCTGAAAAATGCCGTGCTGCCCAAGCTGGTATTCCTGCGTTCTATACTCCGGCGGGTTACGGAACCGAAGTTGCAGAAGGTAAAGAAGCACGTGAATTTAATGGTAAGATGCACATTATGGAAGAAGCTTACAAGGCCGATTTCGCAATCGTTAAAGCATGGAAAGGTGACGAAGCCGGTAACCTTATTTTTAAAGGAACGGCAAGAAACTTTAATGCGGCTATGGCGGGTGCTGCAAAAACAACAATTGCTGAGGTTGAAGAGCTTGTTCCTGCAGGAACGCTTGACCCTAACCAGATTCATATTCCGGGAATTTTTGTTCAGCGAATTTTCCAAGGCGAGAAGTATGAAAAGAGAATTGAACAACGAACAGTTCGCAAGCGATAA